GCACTGCGACGTGAGCCCGTCGAACGTGTTCGTCTCGCGGACCGGCGAGATCAAGCTGGGGGACTTTGGCGTCTCGCGCGCCGCGGGCGGCCCGACGATCGAGGGCGGCACCTTCGGCAAGCTCGGGTACATCAGCCCCGAGCAGCTGCGCGGCGATCCCGTCTCGCCGGCGAGCGACATCTACGCGGTGGGCCTGCTCTCGTACGAGCTGCTCACCGGAGAGAAGGCGTTCCCGAGCGACGACCCGAAGCAGATGTTGAAGCTGATGAAGAAGCCGCCGGCGCCGCTCTCGAGCCACCGCTCCGACATTCCGCCGGCGATCGAAGCCGCGGTGCTGGCCACGCTCGAGCCCAAACCGGAGAAGCGCACGCCGACCGCCGCCGCGTTCTCCGAGCAGCTCCGCGGCAGCTTCGACGATCGCGTGGGCACGCCCATGGCCATCGCGGCGCTGGTTCGCGGCCTCTTCGAGCCGTCGGCCGCGCGCGCGCCGGGGCCGCGCGTGCGCCCCACGACGATGGTCTCGCTCGCGGTGGTGCGGCCTTCGACGGTGGGCATCGCCGTGTGGCGGCCCTCACCGCCGCCGCCGCCGAAGGAGGCGGTCGCCGCCCCCACGAGCATGATGGAGCCGTTGGCGCCGCTGCTCGGGCGATTGCACAGCAGCCTCGGCAGCGCGGCCGTGCAGGCCGAGGCGGGCGACGTGGTGCGGCGGCTCTTCGTCCAAGATGGCTGTCTCGTCGACGCGAAGTCGACGGCGCCCGCGGAGCAGCTGGGCGCGCTCTTGCTCACCCAGGCGGACCTCGCGCCGGAGCAGCTCGCGTGGCTCACCGCCAAGCTCCAGGACGGCGACCCGAACCTGGAGGCGCTGCTGGTGGGCGAGCGCATCCTCGACTCCGCCGAGGTGCTCGAGTGGCGCGAGAAGCTCGCGGCGAACATCCTCCGCGCGGCGCTGGTCGAGAGCGCGCAAGGCGCGATGGGGCCCCTCGGGCCGGGGCATCCCGCGGGTCGAAAGCGGCTCGGAGCGCAGGTCGTCGACGCGTTCCGGGACGGCGCGGTGCCCGCACGGCTCGACGCGGGGCTCGAGCTCATGCCCCCCGATGCGGCGGCCCTGGCCGAGCTGGGGCTGCTCCCGTCCGAGGTGCGCCGGGTGCAGAAGGTCGCGAGCAGCTCCGCCCCCGCGCGGGAGCACGCGGCGCCCGAGATCCGCGCGCTGCTGGCGGCGATCGTCGCGCTGGGGCTCGCATAAGCGAAGTGCACGACCTGCGCGCCTCTGCGGCAAGGCGCACGCGCTGCGTGCTTCGCTCGCGCGCTCCCCGCGCGGAGGTGCGGCCCGTCCCGTGCAATCGCTGGTTGGGTTCTCCAAGGAGGAGCTCAGCATGCGACCGCTCATCGGCGTCCTGGTTCTGCTCTGCGGCAGCTGCGCCGCGCACGACGATGTTCGGCCCGACGACATGAGCGCCGCGGCCCACCGCGACGCCGCAGCCAGGGATGACGCG
Above is a genomic segment from Deltaproteobacteria bacterium containing:
- a CDS encoding serine/threonine protein kinase: MARLGDIEVEALIGRGGMAEVYRGRYVAGPRTGWPVAIKRLNAAHSAEPLAVQLFLSEGELAKQLRHPHIVEVYETGAVSGASYIVMELVEGSDLSQIIRRANELNLDLPVDFCCLLAASSADGLHHAHLAKDAKGAPLGIVHCDVSPSNVFVSRTGEIKLGDFGVSRAAGGPTIEGGTFGKLGYISPEQLRGDPVSPASDIYAVGLLSYELLTGEKAFPSDDPKQMLKLMKKPPAPLSSHRSDIPPAIEAAVLATLEPKPEKRTPTAAAFSEQLRGSFDDRVGTPMAIAALVRGLFEPSAARAPGPRVRPTTMVSLAVVRPSTVGIAVWRPSPPPPPKEAVAAPTSMMEPLAPLLGRLHSSLGSAAVQAEAGDVVRRLFVQDGCLVDAKSTAPAEQLGALLLTQADLAPEQLAWLTAKLQDGDPNLEALLVGERILDSAEVLEWREKLAANILRAALVESAQGAMGPLGPGHPAGRKRLGAQVVDAFRDGAVPARLDAGLELMPPDAAALAELGLLPSEVRRVQKVASSSAPAREHAAPEIRALLAAIVALGLA